Proteins from a genomic interval of Longimicrobium sp.:
- a CDS encoding ABC transporter ATP-binding protein yields MSSLARWRALLGLLWRTGRGRVVGLGLVVLVVGLLPTALILATGALVRAIPGAVEHGLGSPGGQPAVLALCLLVSGMAALALGNNALTHLSRVVDDALGLEVHQAVAAVTLGTPGLEPLEAPALADELHAVQDADRRGVLRRTTLALCNVATTRLRGIGAFVVLLAFHWWAPLLLLGAWHLTNRVYLRATENGVSFDMSDGAVRMRRAEYVRSLAVESAAAKESRVFGLGGWLVGRYGDAWLDALRMMWTSRRTNRGLTAAAVLALAVSHAAVLGALGLAASRGAVEVAALLVFVQAVLGTSDLGMIGDWQFSLGQSLAVAERVGRVRAHAAAPAPAQPALRGDPAGRRVAVRLEGVRFTYPQREAPTLDGLTLHVPAGQSLAIVGENGAGKSTLIKLLCGLYQPDAGRVTLGDGASPLQARGRVGAIFQDFVRYPLPLRDNVGFGSLPLMSDPRALEDALRDAGGGDLPAHLPHGWETTLSREFEGGADLSGGQWQRVALARALTAVRGGAGLLILDEPTAALDVRAETELFARFLELTRDVTTILVSHRLSSVRHADRIVVLDGGSVAEDGTHEELMRAGGLYARMYSLQAERFAADQQGGDRGEEGLDA; encoded by the coding sequence ATGTCCTCCCTGGCCCGGTGGCGGGCCCTCCTGGGCCTGCTCTGGCGGACGGGGCGGGGCAGGGTGGTGGGGCTCGGGCTGGTGGTCCTGGTCGTGGGGCTGCTGCCCACGGCGCTGATCCTGGCCACCGGCGCGCTGGTGCGCGCCATCCCCGGCGCCGTCGAGCACGGGCTCGGTTCGCCCGGCGGGCAGCCCGCGGTGCTCGCGCTCTGCCTGCTGGTTTCCGGGATGGCGGCGCTCGCGCTGGGGAACAACGCCCTCACCCACCTGTCCCGCGTGGTCGACGACGCGCTCGGCCTGGAGGTGCACCAGGCAGTGGCCGCCGTCACGCTGGGCACGCCGGGGCTGGAGCCCCTGGAGGCCCCGGCCCTCGCCGACGAGCTGCACGCCGTGCAGGACGCCGACCGGCGCGGGGTGCTGCGGCGCACCACCCTGGCGCTGTGCAACGTGGCCACCACCCGCCTGCGGGGCATCGGCGCGTTCGTGGTGCTGCTGGCCTTTCACTGGTGGGCGCCGCTGCTGCTGCTGGGCGCGTGGCACCTGACCAACCGGGTGTACCTCAGGGCCACCGAGAACGGCGTGAGCTTCGACATGAGCGACGGCGCGGTGCGCATGCGGCGGGCGGAGTACGTGCGCTCGCTCGCCGTGGAGTCGGCCGCGGCCAAGGAGTCCCGCGTCTTTGGCTTGGGCGGGTGGCTGGTGGGGCGCTACGGCGACGCGTGGCTCGACGCGCTGAGGATGATGTGGACGAGCCGCCGGACCAACCGGGGGCTCACCGCGGCGGCCGTGCTGGCGCTCGCCGTCTCGCACGCGGCCGTGCTCGGTGCGCTTGGGCTGGCGGCGAGCCGCGGCGCGGTGGAGGTGGCCGCCCTGCTCGTGTTCGTGCAGGCGGTGCTCGGCACCAGCGACCTGGGGATGATCGGCGACTGGCAGTTTTCCTTGGGCCAGTCGCTGGCCGTCGCCGAGCGCGTCGGCCGGGTGCGCGCGCACGCGGCCGCGCCCGCCCCGGCCCAGCCCGCGCTCCGGGGCGATCCGGCGGGGCGAAGGGTGGCCGTGCGGCTGGAGGGGGTGCGCTTCACCTACCCGCAGCGCGAAGCTCCCACGCTGGACGGGCTCACGCTCCACGTTCCCGCCGGCCAGTCGCTGGCCATCGTGGGCGAGAACGGGGCGGGCAAGAGCACGCTCATCAAGCTGCTGTGCGGGCTGTACCAGCCCGACGCCGGGCGCGTGACGCTGGGCGACGGCGCCTCGCCCCTGCAGGCCCGGGGACGGGTGGGCGCCATCTTCCAGGACTTCGTGCGCTACCCCCTGCCGCTGCGCGACAACGTGGGCTTCGGAAGCCTGCCCCTGATGTCGGACCCGCGGGCGCTGGAAGACGCCCTGCGCGACGCAGGCGGCGGCGACCTTCCCGCACACCTCCCCCACGGGTGGGAAACGACGCTTTCCCGCGAGTTCGAAGGCGGCGCCGACCTGTCCGGGGGGCAGTGGCAGCGGGTGGCGCTGGCGCGGGCGCTGACAGCGGTCCGCGGCGGCGCCGGCCTGCTCATCCTGGACGAGCCCACCGCCGCCCTCGACGTGCGCGCCGAGACCGAGCTGTTCGCGCGCTTCCTCGAGCTTACCCGCGACGTGACGACCATCCTGGTTTCGCACCGGCTGTCCAGCGTCCGCCACGCCGACCGCATCGTGGTGCTCGACGGCGGCAGTGTGGCCGAAGACGGAACCCACGAGGAGCTGATGCGCGCCGGCGGGCTGTACGCGCGGATGTACTCGCTGCAGGCCGAGCGCTTCGCCGCCGACCAGCAGGGCGGCGACCGCGGCGAGGAGGGTCTCGATGCGTGA
- a CDS encoding ABC transporter ATP-binding protein, translating into MREQWRALALLVRTAWRTDPWRSAGLLLEPLGHLRFPLFAWFLKLLTDGAIRQDPRLLAWGAGGIVATRVLWFVGLWSGSWIRNRLSEAVGLALDREIAALTSSLPGLEHHERADYQDKLELLRQQQGILGSSLNTLIYTANTVVAGIGTLAALAFVSPWLLLLVPFALPAIPIARVQQRWFRVAEERSANPSRRARHLQALTVDRNAGMELRVFGLQDEILARFRRAWTESRGLLIAARARGALLDCVAELVFLAGFGGAVALMLWRASRGQATVGEVVMAVYLGQQVMASVVEPVRWVAGMGETLRAAGRMLWLQDYARDMRAARSGSRPAPGRLTDGIVFDRVSFRYPGTDRWALRDVSFRIPAGSVVALVGENGSGKTTLVKLLCRMYEPDEGRILVDGVDLAEMEVEGWRRRLSAAFQDFVRFEMTAQQAVGVGDLARLDDPAAARAALDRAGSDGAAGLPAGLATQLGARWEDGVDLSTGQWQKLALGRALMRDDPLVVFFDEPTASLDALAEHALFERYARTARSGGRRGAITVLVSHRFSTVRSADLILVIDVGGVAELGSHNELLRREGLYSELYLLQARSYV; encoded by the coding sequence ATGCGTGAGCAATGGCGCGCCCTGGCCCTGCTGGTGCGGACCGCGTGGCGTACGGACCCGTGGCGCTCGGCGGGGCTGCTGCTGGAGCCGCTGGGGCACCTGCGGTTTCCTCTCTTCGCCTGGTTCCTCAAGCTGCTGACCGACGGGGCCATCCGGCAGGATCCCCGGCTCCTGGCCTGGGGAGCGGGGGGCATCGTCGCCACGCGGGTGCTGTGGTTCGTGGGACTGTGGAGCGGAAGCTGGATCCGCAACCGGCTTTCCGAAGCGGTGGGCCTCGCGCTGGACCGCGAGATCGCCGCGCTCACCTCCTCCCTCCCCGGGCTGGAGCACCACGAGCGCGCCGACTACCAGGACAAGCTGGAGCTGCTCCGCCAGCAGCAGGGCATCCTGGGCAGCTCGCTCAACACCCTCATCTACACGGCGAACACGGTGGTCGCCGGCATCGGCACGCTCGCGGCGCTGGCGTTCGTCAGCCCGTGGCTGCTGCTCCTGGTGCCCTTTGCCCTCCCCGCCATCCCCATCGCCAGGGTGCAGCAGCGCTGGTTCCGCGTCGCCGAAGAACGCTCCGCCAACCCCTCGCGCCGCGCCCGGCACCTGCAGGCCCTCACCGTCGACCGGAACGCCGGGATGGAGCTGCGCGTCTTTGGCCTGCAGGACGAGATCCTCGCCCGGTTCCGGCGGGCCTGGACCGAGTCGCGCGGGCTTCTCATCGCCGCACGGGCGCGGGGAGCGCTGCTTGACTGCGTGGCGGAGCTGGTGTTCCTGGCCGGCTTCGGCGGGGCGGTGGCGCTCATGCTGTGGCGGGCCAGCCGCGGCCAGGCCACCGTCGGCGAGGTGGTCATGGCGGTGTACCTGGGGCAGCAGGTGATGGCCAGCGTGGTCGAGCCGGTGCGCTGGGTGGCGGGAATGGGAGAAACGCTGCGTGCCGCCGGCCGCATGCTCTGGCTCCAGGACTACGCGCGCGACATGCGCGCCGCGCGGTCCGGCAGCCGTCCGGCCCCCGGGCGGCTGACGGACGGCATCGTCTTCGACCGCGTCTCCTTCCGCTACCCCGGAACCGACCGCTGGGCGCTTCGCGACGTCTCGTTCCGCATCCCCGCCGGCAGCGTGGTGGCGCTGGTGGGCGAGAACGGCTCCGGGAAGACCACCCTCGTCAAGCTGCTCTGCCGGATGTACGAGCCCGACGAGGGGCGCATCCTGGTAGACGGCGTCGACCTCGCCGAGATGGAGGTGGAAGGGTGGCGGCGGCGATTGTCGGCGGCGTTCCAGGACTTCGTGCGCTTCGAGATGACGGCGCAGCAGGCGGTGGGCGTGGGAGACCTCGCCCGCCTGGACGATCCCGCCGCGGCCCGGGCCGCGCTGGACCGTGCGGGATCCGACGGCGCCGCCGGCCTCCCCGCCGGGCTTGCGACGCAGCTGGGCGCCCGCTGGGAAGACGGCGTCGACCTGTCCACCGGCCAGTGGCAGAAGCTGGCGCTCGGCCGGGCGCTGATGCGCGACGACCCGCTGGTGGTCTTCTTCGACGAGCCCACCGCCAGCCTCGATGCCCTCGCCGAGCACGCACTCTTCGAGCGCTACGCCCGCACGGCCCGCTCCGGCGGCCGGCGCGGGGCCATCACCGTGCTCGTCTCCCACCGCTTCTCCACCGTCCGCTCGGCGGACCTGATCCTGGTGATCGACGTGGGCGGCGTCGCCGAGCTCGGCAGCCACAACGAGCTACTGCGGCGCGAAGGGCTGTATTCCGAACTGTACCTCCTCCAGGCACGGTCGTATGTCTGA
- a CDS encoding M20 family metallopeptidase encodes MERDRSFDRAMEFAAELISIPSLSGEEGGVAARILEELRALGFDEAWTDRAGNVIARVAGTGGAPPVMLSSHMDVVDVGDPGGWRHPPYGGVVADGCLHGRGSMDVKGPLAIQLYAAARFVDERPVGDILTVFSVYEEKGGWGMMYLMETAGLRPGAVILGEATGGDLCTGHRGHAELAVEIHGRAAHASTPERGRNPNHVLPHVLLALGQLSERQPRDPILGRATLTPTVIESWPKSGNVIPDRVRITLDMRVLPGWNEDEALEEIRAALAAAVPEMDGVAVEVLPGRASHRAWTGWEDLHSNFTPGYLLRDDHPVVQAAAEAVRQATGREPRLRQWKFGTDGGHTCGTHGVPTIGFAPGREELAHTNRERLDLDSARAAFEAYPALIRAVQSALVPVRGMTLPALAAAPAGSPQ; translated from the coding sequence ATGGAACGTGACCGTTCGTTCGACCGGGCGATGGAGTTCGCCGCCGAGCTCATCAGCATCCCCAGCCTGTCCGGCGAAGAAGGAGGGGTCGCGGCGCGGATCCTCGAAGAGCTGCGGGCGCTGGGCTTCGACGAGGCGTGGACGGACCGGGCGGGCAACGTCATCGCCCGCGTGGCGGGCACCGGCGGCGCCCCCCCGGTGATGCTTTCCTCGCACATGGACGTGGTCGACGTGGGAGACCCCGGCGGGTGGCGGCACCCCCCCTACGGCGGCGTCGTCGCCGACGGATGCCTGCACGGGCGCGGCTCCATGGACGTCAAGGGGCCGCTGGCCATCCAGCTGTACGCCGCCGCCCGTTTCGTGGACGAGCGGCCCGTCGGCGACATCCTGACCGTCTTTTCCGTCTACGAGGAAAAGGGCGGGTGGGGGATGATGTACCTGATGGAAACGGCCGGGCTTCGCCCGGGCGCCGTGATCCTGGGCGAAGCAACGGGGGGCGACCTCTGTACCGGCCACCGCGGCCATGCCGAGCTCGCGGTCGAAATCCACGGCCGCGCCGCCCACGCCAGCACGCCTGAGCGCGGCCGCAACCCCAACCACGTGCTCCCGCACGTTCTCCTGGCGCTGGGCCAGCTCTCCGAACGCCAGCCGCGCGACCCCATCCTGGGCCGCGCCACGCTCACGCCCACGGTCATCGAGAGCTGGCCCAAGAGCGGCAACGTGATCCCCGACCGGGTACGGATCACCCTCGACATGCGCGTCCTTCCGGGCTGGAACGAGGACGAGGCGCTGGAGGAAATCCGCGCCGCGCTGGCCGCCGCGGTGCCGGAGATGGACGGCGTCGCCGTGGAGGTGCTTCCTGGCCGCGCTTCGCACCGTGCCTGGACGGGGTGGGAAGACCTGCACAGCAACTTCACCCCCGGCTACCTGCTTCGCGACGACCACCCGGTGGTGCAGGCCGCGGCCGAGGCGGTGCGCCAGGCCACGGGGCGCGAGCCCCGGTTGCGCCAGTGGAAGTTCGGAACCGACGGCGGGCACACCTGCGGCACGCACGGCGTTCCCACCATCGGCTTCGCGCCGGGACGCGAGGAGCTGGCGCACACCAACCGCGAGCGGCTGGACCTGGACTCGGCGCGTGCCGCCTTCGAAGCCTATCCCGCCCTGATCCGGGCCGTGCAGTCGGCGCTGGTGCCGGTCAGGGGGATGACGCTGCCTGCGTTGGCCGCGGCTCCCGCCGGATCGCCGCAGTAG
- a CDS encoding SDR family NAD(P)-dependent oxidoreductase, translated as MRIDDVRALVTGAASGLGYRFALELARAGARVAAVDVDGGGLRQLVAETAALPGPVYALEGDVSDESQVKGFVREAAERLEGINVLVNNAAVLMDGLLVAEEDGWVRRLPTAQWRRVLDVNLTGQFLVAREAAAEMLERREPEGVIVNLSSLARTGNLGQSAYAASKAGLDVATRTWALELAPHGIRVAAIAPGVVQTPILDNVSDEARAALLAGIPLARFGAPHDIWLALRFVLECGFFTGRVVEVDGGAQM; from the coding sequence ATGCGGATCGACGACGTGCGGGCGCTGGTAACGGGTGCCGCCAGTGGGCTGGGGTACCGGTTCGCGCTGGAGCTGGCGCGGGCAGGAGCGCGGGTGGCGGCCGTGGACGTGGACGGCGGCGGGCTGCGCCAGCTGGTCGCCGAGACGGCGGCGCTCCCGGGCCCGGTGTACGCGCTGGAAGGCGACGTTTCCGACGAGAGCCAGGTCAAGGGCTTCGTCCGCGAGGCCGCGGAGCGGCTGGAGGGGATCAACGTCCTGGTGAACAACGCCGCCGTGCTGATGGACGGGCTCCTGGTGGCCGAAGAGGATGGGTGGGTGCGGCGCCTGCCCACGGCGCAGTGGCGCCGGGTGCTGGACGTGAACCTCACCGGCCAGTTCCTGGTGGCCCGCGAGGCCGCCGCGGAAATGCTGGAGCGGCGTGAGCCGGAGGGGGTGATCGTCAACCTCTCGTCGCTGGCCCGCACCGGGAACCTCGGGCAGTCGGCGTACGCGGCCTCCAAGGCAGGCCTGGACGTCGCCACCCGCACCTGGGCGCTCGAACTGGCCCCGCACGGCATCCGGGTGGCCGCCATCGCCCCCGGGGTGGTCCAGACGCCCATCCTCGACAACGTATCCGACGAGGCCCGAGCCGCCCTGCTCGCCGGCATTCCCCTGGCGCGCTTCGGCGCCCCTCACGACATCTGGCTCGCGCTCCGGTTCGTCCTCGAGTGCGGGTTCTTCACCGGCCGCGTCGTCGAGGTAGACGGCGGGGCCCAAATGTAA